One Centropristis striata isolate RG_2023a ecotype Rhode Island chromosome 22, C.striata_1.0, whole genome shotgun sequence genomic window carries:
- the LOC131960334 gene encoding heavy metal-binding protein HIP-like: MRAVVVGLLLLGLCGSGAQGEVQETETRDAGEETTKQTTPDIWAEVRALRDMVVELKVELRNVEATVKDSESQVDELKAELIVTKMQVEQLQRETSDLQTRLSSSETELLLSKSRIEQLERENAEEPKVAFYTALTDAGQVGPFNTDITLKYSKVFTNIGDAYNPNTGFFTAPVRGVYYLQFTVCGNQVGRMGVKVYKNSQRIMYNGEWKEEGGVEHLTNSVVLELMAGDEIHLVLPSGYSLFDSSENFSTFSGALLFTL, encoded by the exons ATGagggctgttgttgttggtttgctgctgctcGGTCTGTGTGGGTCAGGAGCTCAGGGGGAGGTTCAGGAGACGGAGACAAGAGATGCAGGTGAGGAGACCACAAAGCAAACCACACCTGACATCTGGGCGGAGGTGAGGGCTCTGAGGgacatggtggtggagctcaAGGTGGAGCTGAGGAACGTGGAGGCCACGGTGAAGGACAGCGAGAGCCAGGTGGATGAACTGAAAGCTGAGCTGATCGTCACCAAGATGCAGGtggagcagctgcagagagagacttCAG acttgcagaccagactgagcagcagtgagactgAACTTCTCCTCAGCAAGTCCAGGATcgagcagctggagagagaaaatgcag aggaACCGAAGGTGGCCTTTTACACAGCTCTGACTGATGCAGGACAGGTTGGACCATTCAACACAGACATcacactgaaatacagcaaagtcttcACCAACATTGGTGATGCTTACAATCCTAATACAG GTTTCTTCACAGCACCAGTCAGAGGGGTCTACTACCTCCAGTTCACTGTGTGTGGGAACCAAGTTGGTCGCATGGGTGTGAAAGTGTACAAGAACAGCCAGAGGATCATGTATAATGGGGAGTGGAAGGAAGAGGGAGGTGTGGAACATTTgactaactctgttgtcttggagctgatggcaggagatgAAATCCACCTGGTTCTCCCATCAGGTTATTCTCTCTTTGACAGCAGTGAAAACTTCAGCACCTTCAGTGGCGCCCTActcttcacactgtga
- the LOC131960343 gene encoding heavy metal-binding protein HIP-like, translated as MRAVVVGLLLLGLCGSGAQGEVQETETRDAGEETTKQTTPDIWAEVRALRDMVVELKVELRNVEATVKDSESQVDELKAELIVTKMQVEQLQRETSDLQTRLSSSETELLLSKSRIEQLERENAEEPKVAFYTALTDAGHVGPFNTDITLKYSKVFTNIGDAYSPNTGFFTAPVRGVYYLQFTAFGNQVGDMGVNVYKNNQKIMYNWDYKEQGGVEQLTNSVVLELMAGDEIHLVLPAGLSLFDNSNNYSTFSGALLFTL; from the exons ATGagggctgttgttgttggtttgctgctgctcGGTCTGTGTGGGTCAGGAGCTCAGGGGGAGGTTCAGGAGACGGAGACAAGAGATGCAGGTGAGGAGACCACAAAGCAAACCACACCTGACATCTGGGCGGAGGTGAGGGCTCTGAGGgacatggtggtggagctcaAGGTGGAGCTGAGGAACGTGGAGGCCACGGTGAAGGACAGCGAGAGCCAGGTGGATGAACTGAAAGCTGAGCTGATCGTCACCAAGATGCAGGtggagcagctgcagagagagacttCAG acttgcagaccagactgagcagcagtgagactgAACTTCTCCTCAGCAAGTCCAGGATcgagcagctggagagagaaaatgcag aggaACCAAAGGTGGCCTTTTACACAGCTCTGACTGATGCAGGACATGTTGGACCATTCAACACAGACATcacactgaaatacagcaaagtcttcACCAACATTGGTGATGCTTACAGTCCTAATACAG GTTTCTTCACAGCACCAGTCAGAGGGGTCTACTACCTCCAGTTCACTGCATTTGGGAACCAAGTAGGTGACATGGGAGTAAATGTGTACAAGAACAACCAGAAAATCATGTATAATTGGGACTATAAGGAACAGGGAGGTGTGGAACAGTTgactaactctgttgtcttggagctgatggcaggagatgAAATCCACCTGGTTCTCCCAGCAGGTCTATCTCTCTTTGACAACAGCAATAACTACAGCACCTTCAGTGGCGCCCTActcttcacactgtga